AACGAGGGGCGATTGTCGCAGATTTCTACATTTCTGGAGATGTTCAGTCAGTGACTGGCCTCGTCGCGCCTGTGAATGAACATATTTCTTACGAGAGAAAGTCGCTCATCCGACCATCTCACCATGCAAATCCGATGGTTTGAGTGACGTACGCAGGGCCAAATCAACCTGCCAGAAGCCATTGGCAGATCGCTGTATCGTTCATGAAACCGGAGCTTTTATGCCTATCGATTCGACAAACAGCCAACCTTATCTACCCAGCTACTCTGTATCCATGCAGGCCCAACCGCGCTCGGCAGCGTCGCAACCACCGCCCAAATATGAGTTCCCGCCCGCCTACACAGAAAAGCCGTCGTCCAACGCAGCCCCGCAGAGCGCGTCGACACCGCCCACCAATTTGACGGCCAATCGAATCTCGAATTTCCACACGACCAGTCAGGCAGTACGCGGCATGAATTTCATGAGCAGCCTGTAACTCAACGGCAAAAACCTGATTGATATCGCCTTTGACGCCCGAGGAATTCTTATGCCCATTGACTCCAGCCGCTACCTCAACGCATCCACCCAAAACTTTCATAGTTACGCCAACAAATACCAGGACATTGCACCTACATCCCAATCGACAACCGGGTCCTGGACCTCACACCCCTCTGGGTCGTCCTACGCCGCCAAGGACTATCCGAAGCTACCCAATACCAAGGAGAGAGATCTGGACGCTGAGCTGCATTTGGCGGGATGGGCTACAACCCCCCGAACCCGCACGGCAACGGTGACAAACGTAAAAAAGCCAGAGGATCTGAACATCGCTAAGACACCGAATACGATTACCAAGTTTGTCGTGACGAGAGACGGACAGATGGCGATCGCCAACATCAGTAAAGACGTAGCGCCAAAAATGATATCCCACCCCGCCACCGCCGAACTAGGCGTCGGTGCCGGACAGTCGAATAACATCGTCAGTGCCGGCTATTTAAAGCAAACCATGACAGGGAGAACTCACCTATCCAATACCTCGGGCCATTACCTTCCCACAAAGGAGAACATGAGGCCCGCACAGGATTACTTGGAAAAAATCGGCGTGAAGTCGACCAAAAGCCAATTGGGTGTTTTCTGAAGACAGATCGGTCCGTAAATCAAGTTCAAGAACAGTGATCGCGCTCCTTGCGCCGGTAAGGAAACACATCAATCACCTTGCCGGCGCGAATCGCCTCCTGCAGCCCTTTCCAGTAATCGGCGTTGTACAACTCGCCATGCAGCTCGTCGAACAACTTGCGCTGGCCAGCATCGGCAAACAGGAACGGCGGGAACTCCTCGGGAAATACATCCAGCGGTCCAATGGAGTACCAGGGCTCGGAAGCCATTTCATCTTCGGGGGTACGCGGCGCGGGGATGTGGCGAAAGTTGGCCTCGGTGAGAAAGCAGATCTCATCGTAGTCGTAGAACACCACGCGGCCGTGACGGGTGACGCCGAAGTTCTTCAGCAGCATGTCGCCGGGGAAGATATTCGCGGCCGCCAGTTGCTTGATCGCCAGGCCGTAGTCTTCCAGGGCTTCGCGCACTTGGGCGGGGTTGGCGTTGTCGAGGTAGAGGTTGAGCGGGGTCATGCGTCGTTCGGTCCAGCAGTGGCGGATCAGCACGCTGTCGCCTTCGACTTCGACGGTGCCGGCGGCGACTTCCAGCAATTCGGCCAGGCATTCGGGCTCGAATTTGCTCAGGGGAAAACGGAAGTCGGCGAACTCCTGGGTATCAGCCATGCGCCCGACCCGGTCGACGCTTTTGACCAGCCGGTACTTCTCGATCACGGTGGCGCGGTTGACGTTTTTCGACGGTGAAAAGCGGTCCTTGATGATCTTGAACACCGTGTTGAAACCCGGCAGCGTGAACACGCTCATGACCATGCCACGCACGCCGGGGGCCATGATGAATTGATCGTCGGTGGTCGCCAGGTGGTTGATCAAGGCGCGGTAGAACTCTGACTTGCCGTGCTTGTAGAAACCGATGGAGGTGTACAGCTCAGCGATGTGCTTGCCCGGCAGGATGCGCTTGAGAAAACCGATGAATTCCGCCGGCACCGGCACATCCACCATGAAGTAGGAACGGGTAAACGAGAAGATGATCGACACGTCGGCTTCGTCGGTGATCAGTGCGTCGATCTGGATGCCCTGCCCTTCACGGTGCAGCAGTGGGATCACCAGTGGCCATTGTTCGTCGCGGGTGTAGATACGTCCTACAAGGTAGGCGCCTTTATTGCGGTAGAGCACCGAGGAAAACAGCTCGACCTTGAGGTCCGGGTCCTTGCACACCCAGTCCGGCAGGTTTTCCCGCAGTTGGGTCTCGAGGCGGCGCAGGTCGCCGGCCAGGTCGGCGTAAGGCTCGCTGAAACGGTAGTCGGCAAAGATCTGCGCGAGCATTTCCGGGATTTTCCCGGCAGGCGTGTAGGTACGCGTCTGCGCGGCCCGTGCCCGGCGCAGGCTGGGCCGGGTGGTGTGGATGAACATGCAGCCGTCGCTGATCAGGTCGTGGCTGAACAGACCGCAGAAGATCGAGTTGTACCAGGTCTCGGACAGCTCATCGTCGAAACGCAGGTCGATCAGGCCGATGTAGGCGCTTTTCACCACGGGCCACTGGTCAACATCGAGTAATGCGCCGTCATCAAAGCTGCTGCGCAAACGCGCAATCACTTCGCTGACCTTTTCTTCATAGAGGTTGATGCGCGCCGCCGACGCCGCCTGCCCCTGCTGCCACTGGGCCTTTTCAAAACGCTCGCGGGCGCCATCGGTGATTTGGCGGAAGTGCTCACGGTAATCGTCGAAGCCATCGAGGATCATCCGGGCGACAGCGAGGGCGGATTGCGACATGCGGGAAACCTCTACGGGCATCTGGAAGCCCTGAGCTTAGCCAGTGTACGAGAACAGGAGAAGGGTCATTTCTTGCACTGCCTTGTACAACTTCGTTCATTTCGTACATTTATTTTCAATTTTTTTAATTCGACCATCCGGTCAATAAACGTACCCAAAAGTCGCACTGCGCTTTTCCCGCACGCCTGCAACGGCGGGGCTTGCCAGGTCGATGCCGAAAAACCTCGCACAACGCCGGGCCCGATCTCCGCTCAGCGCTTTGGATCCAACTAAGGGAAACCCTGATTACCACGCTGATGGCACTTTGATATATAGCGCGCCCTCTCCCACCCTAACAAGGTCCAAAGACCGATCCGGGAACAGGTTCTAATCGCCCAAGGAGCATTGAGATGTCATTGAGGAACATGAGGATCGGTCTGCGTGCCAGTCTGAGTTTTGGGGTTTTGGCCAGCTTGCTGGTGATCGTCGGGATGTTTGGGCTGGGCCAGATGGCCAAGTTGCGGCAGAGCGCACTGGTCATCGAAGAATCGTGGATGCCGAGCATCGAGAACATCCACGACAGCGCGGCCTTCGTGGCCAGTATCCGCCTGGAGGCGTTGCGCCTGGCAACCACCGACGAATCGCGGATCCGCGACAACAGCAAAGCCCTGATCACCCGCCAGCGCACCGAGCTGCAAACCTTGCTTGACCATCACAAAACCCTGCTCAGCGGCGATGAAGAGCGCGAAATGCTCAAGCAGCTCGAAGGTAACGTGAATGCCTACCTGACCCTCGTCGCACAGATCGTTGCCCTGGTGGACAAAGATCAGCAACAGGACGCCATCGACCTGCTCAACAGCCGCCTGGCGCCACAGGGCGTGATCCTCAACAAAAGCCTGGAGGACATGATCACCTTCAACCAGAGCGGTGTGGAGACCGCCGTGGACTCCGCCGCGCAAACCTA
The genomic region above belongs to Pseudomonas azotoformans and contains:
- the aceK gene encoding bifunctional isocitrate dehydrogenase kinase/phosphatase, producing the protein MSQSALAVARMILDGFDDYREHFRQITDGARERFEKAQWQQGQAASAARINLYEEKVSEVIARLRSSFDDGALLDVDQWPVVKSAYIGLIDLRFDDELSETWYNSIFCGLFSHDLISDGCMFIHTTRPSLRRARAAQTRTYTPAGKIPEMLAQIFADYRFSEPYADLAGDLRRLETQLRENLPDWVCKDPDLKVELFSSVLYRNKGAYLVGRIYTRDEQWPLVIPLLHREGQGIQIDALITDEADVSIIFSFTRSYFMVDVPVPAEFIGFLKRILPGKHIAELYTSIGFYKHGKSEFYRALINHLATTDDQFIMAPGVRGMVMSVFTLPGFNTVFKIIKDRFSPSKNVNRATVIEKYRLVKSVDRVGRMADTQEFADFRFPLSKFEPECLAELLEVAAGTVEVEGDSVLIRHCWTERRMTPLNLYLDNANPAQVREALEDYGLAIKQLAAANIFPGDMLLKNFGVTRHGRVVFYDYDEICFLTEANFRHIPAPRTPEDEMASEPWYSIGPLDVFPEEFPPFLFADAGQRKLFDELHGELYNADYWKGLQEAIRAGKVIDVFPYRRKERDHCS